Proteins encoded within one genomic window of Tachysurus vachellii isolate PV-2020 chromosome 16, HZAU_Pvac_v1, whole genome shotgun sequence:
- the LOC132858889 gene encoding uncharacterized protein LOC132858889, with the protein MFHIVSFLETNEVEVVPSGWVDGDQCVWPHLRGESLTKAVKLAMKPKKEWKICKVKLLYTTDNYDDARKKLPEAELFSDIQSDTESGVKKPRRIIFAKGDIDKTRNDSRPAKYNYENPTVNTSPKFRDRLPVKDVESLQCLEAELKMNPDSKSELTTYLGLVGGFDLKDTVWRVLKATFTTAVAHGMNWRGVNGKIGVQRLVITEVVIGAVRQNPLSAKASNKEIETNIIKWLHLAGDREGGRRERMNKREAQQNTADPH; encoded by the exons ATGTTccatattgtttcttttttggaaACAAATGAGGTGGAAGTGGTGCCCAGCGGTTGGGTAGATGGTGACCAATGTGTCTGGCCACACCTAAGAGGGGAGAGCCTCACAAAGGCTGTGAAACTTGCAATGAAACCCAAGAAAGAGTGGAAAATCTGTAAAGTAAAGCTTCTCTACACAACAG ACAACTATGATGATGCCAGGAAAAAGCTCCCTGAAGCAGAACTCTTCTCTGACATTCAATCTGATACAGAGAGTGGGGTTAAAAAACCTAGACGAATTAT TTTTGCTAAGGGAGATATTGACAAAACAAGAAATGATTCTAGACCAGCAAAATACAATTATGAGAATCCTACAGTCAACACATCGCCCAAGTTCAGAGATCGTCTTCCTGTCAAAGATGTAGAGTCTCTCCAGTGCCTGGAGGCTGAGCTGAAGATGAACCCTGATTCTAAATCAGAATTG acTACCTATCTGGGTCTGGTTGGTGGCTTTGACCTGAAAGACACCGTGTGGAGAGTGCTGAAAGCCACTTTTACAACTGCTGTGGCACATGGTATGAATTGGAGAGGAGTCAATGGGAAGATTGGTGTCCAACGCCTGGTCATAACAGAAGTTGTCATTG GTGCAGTCAGGCAGAATCCCCTTTCTGCAAAAGCCTCAAATAAAGAGATCGAAACCAACATAATTAAATGGTTGCACCTCGCTGGAGACCGAGAGGGGGGTAGGAGGGAGCGAATGAATAAAAGAGAGGCCCAACAAAACACTGCCGACCCTCATTAG